In Labilibaculum sp. DW002, the genomic window TGATTGGACTTTTGTTTGGAACTATAATCACTCTCGTGTTTATCCCGGCTTTCTATAGTATTCTATACAAGGTCAGCTATAAAGGCTATCAATTCAACAAAGCTTTATTAAAAATATAATCAATTTAAAAAAAAAGAGGTAGTCTAATTCTAGGCTACCTCAACAATAACATTCAATGAAAAATTTCACAATTAAATTAACATTTGCAGTCATTATATCTGCATTTGTATTTTCTAGTGCACAAGCACAAATGGAAAAAGAAGATCTCTCTTTAAATTATTCATATATAGGCGAAGGAGATTCAGGTAGCCATCAGAAAATTGCCTTTAGTAAATTTGAGGCAAAAGCAAATCTGTATCGTAAATTAACTAAAAAAGGGGCTCTATATTTCCATACAGTTTCTTATGCGAATATGAATATTGATTATTCGGCAGAACTAGGTATACCAACTGAATTGGAGCAGTTTCATTCTTTTTCATATTCAATAGGAGCCAGTGTTCCTTTGAAAAATGAATGGCGATTAACAGGTGTTTTTTCTCCAACTTTGGCATCAAACTTCGAAGGTGATGTTCAATTCAACGATTTACAGTTTCTGGGCATCATCTTTTTGGGGAAAGCAATAAACAAATTAAAAAATCTACATCTGAATATTGGAGCCATGTATTCCAATACTCTGGGTAGCCCAACACCACTCCCTTATTTTAGTTTAACTTGGAAACCTAACAAACAGCTTACCTACGAACTTGGTTTCCCAAACACTGGCATTACTTATAAAGTCAACGAAAAACTATCTTTG contains:
- a CDS encoding DUF6268 family outer membrane beta-barrel protein, yielding MKNFTIKLTFAVIISAFVFSSAQAQMEKEDLSLNYSYIGEGDSGSHQKIAFSKFEAKANLYRKLTKKGALYFHTVSYANMNIDYSAELGIPTELEQFHSFSYSIGASVPLKNEWRLTGVFSPTLASNFEGDVQFNDLQFLGIIFLGKAINKLKNLHLNIGAMYSNTLGSPTPLPYFSLTWKPNKQLTYELGFPNTGITYKVNEKLSLGSKLFIAGDNLRLGDNLVYQNESTPIDNIRLTNFGWGLEAQKKFGKHFKLKLAGGHTFSRKFEFNDGSKVVEDFDLDNNFYGTVGLSILF